The proteins below are encoded in one region of Alkalidesulfovibrio alkalitolerans DSM 16529:
- a CDS encoding aminopeptidase, whose protein sequence is MFTQTQLEKYAEILLWGLGISRKEPFKHGDAVLVRFDKAALPLAETVHAHLLDEGLNPVPRMTMTPTMETDLYRLGRFNQLRFVAPGEEHLMRGLAGGIYLLAPDSLTHLCHVNPEDITVRQLALKPLRDILDRKEELGGYGWTLALYPTCALAGHSELSPEEYSAQVASACHLGASEPVKEWRRIFEHVQEIKSWLNGLCISSLHVQSENTDLELSLGERRRWLGITGHNIPSFEVYTSPNQNSARGVFYADQPSFRSGNIVQGVRLVFKGGQVTSLSAEAGEGFALRQISMDAGARRLGEFSLTDKRFSRIDKFMAHTLFDENYGGEHGNCHVALGMSYSDTFDGDAAILDEAMKKQLGFNISAMHWDLVNTEDKVVTARLPGGERRVIYERGQFTL, encoded by the coding sequence GTGTTCACGCAGACACAACTTGAAAAATACGCCGAAATTCTTCTTTGGGGACTCGGCATCTCGCGCAAGGAGCCGTTTAAGCACGGCGACGCGGTGTTGGTGCGCTTTGACAAGGCAGCCCTTCCCTTGGCCGAAACGGTGCATGCGCACCTGCTCGACGAGGGGCTCAATCCCGTGCCGCGCATGACCATGACCCCGACCATGGAAACGGATCTCTACCGTCTGGGTCGGTTCAATCAGCTCAGGTTCGTTGCGCCGGGCGAGGAGCATCTCATGCGCGGTCTGGCCGGGGGCATCTACCTTCTCGCGCCTGATTCCCTGACACATCTGTGCCATGTGAATCCCGAGGACATCACGGTGCGGCAACTGGCGCTCAAACCATTGCGGGACATTTTGGACCGCAAGGAGGAATTGGGCGGCTACGGGTGGACTCTGGCGTTGTACCCGACCTGCGCGCTCGCTGGGCATTCCGAGTTGTCGCCCGAAGAATATTCCGCGCAGGTCGCCAGCGCCTGTCACCTGGGGGCGAGCGAGCCGGTCAAAGAATGGCGTCGCATATTCGAGCACGTCCAGGAGATCAAGTCCTGGCTCAACGGGCTTTGCATCTCTTCCCTGCACGTGCAGTCCGAGAACACGGACCTGGAGCTCTCCCTTGGCGAGCGGCGACGCTGGCTCGGCATCACCGGGCACAACATTCCGAGTTTCGAGGTCTATACCTCCCCGAATCAGAACAGCGCGCGCGGCGTGTTCTACGCCGACCAGCCGTCCTTTCGCAGCGGCAACATCGTGCAGGGCGTTCGGCTCGTTTTCAAGGGCGGCCAGGTTACGAGCCTCTCGGCGGAGGCGGGCGAGGGTTTCGCGCTCCGGCAGATATCCATGGATGCCGGAGCGCGGCGGTTGGGAGAATTTTCGCTCACGGACAAGCGCTTCTCACGCATCGACAAATTCATGGCCCACACCCTGTTCGACGAGAACTACGGAGGGGAGCACGGCAACTGTCACGTGGCGTTGGGTATGTCCTATTCCGACACCTTTGACGGCGACGCCGCGATCCTCGACGAGGCCATGAAAAAACAACTCGGCTTCAACATCTCGGCCATGCACTGGGACCTTGTGAATACGGAGGACAAGGTCGTGACCGCGCGGCTTCCCGGCGGAGAACGGCGGGTTATCTACGAGCGCGGCCAATTCACCCTCTGA